One Schistocerca cancellata isolate TAMUIC-IGC-003103 chromosome 1, iqSchCanc2.1, whole genome shotgun sequence genomic region harbors:
- the LOC126091570 gene encoding NADH dehydrogenase [ubiquinone] 1 alpha subcomplex subunit 8 produces the protein MVLTADVQLPTEEELTVQEVNLGSPALRAGAFHLGKYCEQANNEFMLCRTEWKDPRKCLEEGKAVTNCSLEFFRKVKKSCQQEFEQYTNCIDKSSSLLEYKYCRKTQGAFDKCMLDNLNLERPPFGYFCEAKVIDTKRPKPEEEKPAIYPDATPYLPEDYPRPPARYGSRFHWFN, from the exons ATGGTTTTAACAGCAGATGTACAACTACCCACTGAGGAGGAACTAACTGTACAAGAAGTTAACTTAGGATCACCAGCTTTACGAGCTGGTGCCTTCCATTtaggaaaatattgtgaacaggCAAATAAT GAATTTATGCTATGTCGGACTGAATGGAAAGATCCACGGAAATGCCTGGAAGAAGGAAAAGCTGTAACGAACTGCTCGCTTGAGTTTTTTAGGAAAGTGAAAAAGTCGTGTCAGCAGGAGTTTGAGCAATACACAAACTGTATTGATAAGTCTAGCAGCCTTTTGGAGTACAAGTA CTGTCGCAAGACACAGGGAGCATTTGATAAATGTATGCTGGATAATCTGAACCTGGAACGCCCTCCATTTGGTTACTTCTGTGAAGCAAAAGTAATAGATACAAAACGACCAAAACCAGAGGAAGAAAAACCTGCAATCTATCCGGATGCTACTCCTTATTTACCAGAAGATTACCCACGGCCACCAGCCAGATATGGTTCACGCTTCCACTGGTTCAACTAG